From Terriglobia bacterium, one genomic window encodes:
- a CDS encoding vitamin B12-dependent ribonucleotide reductase, translated as MADVTKTSTSNVAQTTAAVTSTTSRKKAPGLSFRRCFSKPGVSPYDEVEWELRTAQINDASGGTIFEQKNVEVPKDWSMTATNIVASKYLHGKLGTPERETGVRQLVQRVAETIRDWGIAGGYFRSPEDAATFHDELAFLLLRQYAAFNSPVWFNVGCDRLEPHSDAQNWHWNHQLGRVEFYAVGYSKPQCSACFINSVRDSLDSILTLAKTEGMLFKWGSGTGTNLSPLRSSLEGLSGGGTASGPLSFMKGFDAFAGVIKSGGKTRRAAKMVILNIDHPDIVEFIDCKAKEEAKAWTLVQAGYDGSSPDSEAYSSIFFQNANNSVRVTDDFMHAVERDADFSTRAVTGEHRVVTTHKARELLKMIAQATWQCGDPGMQYDTTVNRWHTSRNTARINASNPCSEYMFLDDSACNLASLNLMKFAPNGTFDVEAYKYAVDIIITAQEILVDNSGYPTESIVKNSHDYRPLGLGYANLGALLMASGLPYDGDAGRDYAACVTAIMCGQAYLQSSRIAELAQPLDPVTEITAAKHSELGENWGSACPGWYANREPFLDVIRMHRASVNNINRANVPAALYEASKQCWDEALQHGEKHGYRNSQVTVLAPTGTIGFMMDCDTTGVEPDLALVKYKKLVGGGMIKIVNNTVPAALFKLGYTTEQANAIVSYIDATGTIEGAPHVKEEHLPVFDCSFKPAKGTRSIHFLGHLRMMAAVQPFISGAISKTINMPEAATVEDIAEAYIQAWRLGLKAVAIYRDGCKKAQPLSAAGTATATSSKESSAISASSALKETEDLDAPPRAVRHKLHDERMSLTHKFNLAGHDGYITVGLYPNGQPGEIFITMAKEGSTVSGLMDSFACATSIALQHGVPLKLLCEKFAHTRFEPSGWSGNPDIGFAKSIMDYIFRWLELRFLTGQQQFLFEGFRPKSALPEENGTSAPPSLTTDNRPLTTGKVHAADAMRELVDMGDAPSCHVCGSIMVRNGSCYRCMSCGSTSGCS; from the coding sequence ATGGCTGACGTGACCAAAACCTCCACCTCGAACGTCGCGCAGACGACGGCTGCCGTCACCAGCACCACCAGCCGGAAGAAGGCCCCGGGCCTTTCCTTCCGCCGCTGTTTCAGCAAGCCGGGCGTCTCACCCTACGACGAGGTCGAGTGGGAACTTCGCACCGCGCAGATCAACGACGCTTCCGGCGGCACCATCTTCGAACAGAAGAACGTGGAGGTCCCCAAGGACTGGTCCATGACGGCGACCAACATCGTCGCCAGCAAGTATCTTCACGGCAAACTCGGCACTCCCGAGCGTGAGACCGGCGTGCGCCAGCTCGTGCAGCGCGTCGCCGAGACCATCCGCGACTGGGGCATCGCCGGCGGATACTTCCGCTCTCCCGAGGACGCCGCCACCTTCCACGACGAGCTCGCCTTCCTGCTCCTGCGCCAGTACGCCGCTTTCAATTCGCCCGTCTGGTTCAACGTCGGCTGCGACCGCCTCGAGCCCCACTCCGACGCTCAGAACTGGCACTGGAACCACCAGCTCGGACGCGTCGAGTTCTACGCCGTGGGCTACTCCAAGCCGCAGTGCTCCGCTTGCTTCATCAACTCGGTGCGCGACTCGCTCGACTCCATCCTCACCCTGGCCAAGACCGAAGGCATGCTCTTCAAGTGGGGATCCGGCACCGGCACCAACCTCTCGCCCCTGCGCAGTTCGCTCGAAGGACTTTCCGGCGGCGGCACCGCTTCCGGCCCGCTCTCTTTCATGAAGGGCTTCGACGCCTTTGCCGGCGTCATCAAGTCCGGCGGCAAGACCCGCCGCGCCGCCAAGATGGTGATCCTCAACATCGATCATCCCGACATCGTCGAGTTCATCGACTGCAAGGCCAAGGAAGAAGCCAAGGCCTGGACCCTGGTGCAGGCCGGATACGACGGCAGCTCGCCCGACTCCGAAGCCTACTCATCCATCTTCTTCCAGAACGCCAACAACTCCGTGCGTGTCACCGACGACTTCATGCACGCCGTCGAGCGCGACGCCGACTTCTCCACCCGCGCCGTCACCGGCGAACACCGCGTCGTCACCACGCACAAGGCCCGCGAGCTTCTCAAAATGATCGCCCAAGCCACCTGGCAGTGCGGCGACCCCGGCATGCAGTACGACACCACCGTCAACCGCTGGCACACCTCCAGGAACACCGCCCGCATCAACGCCAGCAATCCCTGTTCTGAGTACATGTTCTTGGACGACAGCGCGTGCAATCTGGCGAGCCTGAACCTGATGAAGTTCGCGCCCAACGGCACCTTCGATGTCGAGGCGTACAAGTACGCGGTGGACATCATCATCACGGCGCAGGAGATCCTGGTCGATAACAGCGGATATCCGACGGAAAGCATCGTCAAGAATTCGCACGACTACCGTCCGCTGGGTCTGGGATACGCGAATCTGGGCGCGCTGCTGATGGCGTCCGGACTGCCGTATGACGGCGACGCGGGCCGCGATTATGCCGCCTGCGTCACGGCGATCATGTGCGGCCAGGCGTATCTGCAAAGCTCGCGCATCGCCGAGCTGGCGCAGCCGCTCGATCCGGTCACCGAGATCACGGCGGCCAAGCACTCCGAACTGGGAGAGAACTGGGGCTCGGCCTGCCCCGGCTGGTACGCCAACCGCGAACCCTTCCTGGACGTCATCCGCATGCATCGCGCCTCGGTGAACAACATCAACCGCGCCAACGTCCCCGCCGCGCTCTACGAAGCCTCCAAGCAGTGCTGGGACGAAGCTCTGCAGCACGGCGAGAAGCACGGCTACCGCAACTCGCAAGTCACCGTCCTCGCCCCCACCGGCACCATCGGCTTCATGATGGACTGTGACACGACGGGAGTGGAGCCGGACCTGGCGCTGGTGAAGTACAAGAAGCTGGTGGGCGGCGGCATGATCAAGATCGTGAACAACACCGTGCCCGCGGCGCTGTTCAAGCTGGGATACACCACCGAGCAGGCCAACGCCATCGTCAGCTACATCGACGCCACGGGCACCATCGAGGGCGCGCCGCACGTCAAGGAAGAGCACCTGCCGGTGTTCGACTGCTCCTTCAAGCCGGCCAAGGGAACGCGCTCCATCCACTTCCTCGGTCACCTGCGCATGATGGCGGCGGTGCAGCCCTTCATCTCCGGCGCCATCTCCAAGACCATCAACATGCCGGAGGCGGCGACGGTGGAGGACATCGCCGAAGCCTACATCCAGGCGTGGAGGCTGGGACTGAAGGCGGTGGCCATCTACCGCGACGGCTGCAAGAAGGCGCAGCCGCTCTCCGCTGCGGGCACCGCCACCGCGACTTCTTCCAAAGAATCCTCCGCGATCTCCGCGTCCTCCGCGTTGAAAGAAACTGAAGATCTTGACGCGCCGCCGCGCGCCGTGCGCCACAAGCTGCACGACGAGCGCATGTCGCTGACCCACAAGTTCAACCTCGCCGGACACGACGGCTACATCACGGTGGGCCTCTATCCCAACGGACAGCCGGGCGAGATCTTCATCACCATGGCCAAGGAAGGCTCGACCGTGTCGGGGCTGATGGACAGCTTCGCCTGCGCCACCTCCATCGCCTTGCAGCACGGGGTGCCGCTGAAGCTGCTGTGCGAGAAGTTCGCGCACACCCGCTTTGAGCCTTCGGGCTGGAGCGGCAATCCCGACATCGGCTTCGCCAAGAGCATCATGGATTACATCTTCCGCTGGCTGGAGCTGCGCTTCCTGACCGGGCAGCAGCAATTCCTGTTCGAGGGCTTCCGGCCGAAGTCGGCGCTTCCGGAAGAGAACGGAACTTCGGCTCCGCCTTCTCTGACAACTGACAACCGACCACTGACAACCGGCAAAGTGCACGCCGCCGATGCCATGCGCGAGCTGGTGGATATGGGCGACGCCCCGAGCTGCCACGTCTGCGGCTCGATCATGGTCAGGAACGGGTCGTGCTATCGGTGCATGTCCTGCGGATCAACGAGCGGGTGCAGCTAG